ccttagttatcagggaaatgcaaatcaaaacaaccctgagattccaccccacaccagtcagaatgtctaagatcaaaaactcaggtgacagtagatgccagcacagttgtggagaaagaggaacactccttcattgctagtgggattgtaagctggtacaaccactctggaaatcagtttggcagttcctccagaaattggacatagtgctaccaaaggacccagctataccactcctggtcatatacccagaagatgttctaatatgtaataaggacacatactccaccatgatcatagcagccttatttataatagccagaatctggaaacaacccagatgtccctcagcagaagaatggatacagaaaatgtggtacatttacacaatggagtactactcagctattaaaaacaatgaatttatgaaattcttagggaaatggttggatctggagaatatcaccctgagtgaggtaacccaataacaaaagaaaacccatggtatgcactcactgatgagtggatattagcccagaagcttggattactcatttatcaattcttgatcttagagcactggagttctgtttaagaaatttcccctatgccaatGAGATCAAGgatctttcccaatttctcttctattggattcagtgtatctggtttcagaatgaggtccttgatctacttggacttaagttttgtacaaggtgacaaatatggggttattttcatttttctacatacagacagctggtaaggccagcaccatttattaaagatgctttctttcttccatcgtgtatttttggtttctttttctaagatcaagtgtaatcgtgctttcatttctgggtcttcaattctatgccactgatcaatgtgtctgtctccgtaccaataccatgcagtttttatcactatagctctgtagtagagtttgaggtcagggatggtgattctctcagctgttcttttattgttaagaattgttttcactattctggatGTTTTGCCTttcaagatgaatttgagaattgctttttccatgtctttgaagaattgtgttgggattttgatgaggattgtactgaatctgtagatttccttTGGTGGAATGGCCATTTTGagtatattaattctgccaatccatgagcatgggagctctctccattttctgagatcttctttgctttctgtcttgAGAGACTTGGAGTTGTTAAACACTTCCACTTGTTTGGtgagagttatcccaagatattttatgttatttgtggctattgtgaagggagctatttctctaatttctttttcagcctgtttatcatatgtataaaggaagactacagatttatttgaattaattttatatctggccactctGCTGATGCTGTTGATCAACTGGAGactttctctggtagaattttttgggctcacttatgtacactatcatatcatctgcaaatagtgatacctttatttttttctttgccaatttgtatccccttaatctccttttgttatcttatTGTACTAGCTAGCATttagagtactatattgaatagatataagGAGGGTAGATAATTTGGATACTGcatctgggccctttagttagattggctaaggctttatcttgattctttcaaagaaccagcttttggtgttttgattccttgtattgttctcttttttctgtttggttggtttctgccctgagtttgtctatttcctgccttctactcctcttggatgtgttggcttctttttgttctagagctttcaggtgtgctgttaagttgttagtgtaagatctctccagtttcattaccagggcacttagtactatgaatttttctcttagcactgtttttattgtgtctcatatgtttgggtatgatgtgttaatattttcataaaattccaagaagtctttaatttcttcctttgtttcttccctgaccatgttatcattgtgtagagagttcagtttccaagtgtgtgtaggctttctgttgtttttgctgttactgaagaccagccttaggccatggtaatctgataggatgaatggtaatatttcaatcttcttgtatcagttgaagGTTGTTTTGTGCCTCATTATATGGTCGATTTTAGAGAAGGtcccatgaggttctgagaagaaggtattttctttttttctaggataaaatgtttttgtagatatctgttaaatccatttagttcataacttctattagtttcagtgcatctttGTTTAATTTATGTTTCAGTGAtctgttcattggtgagagtggggtattgaagactctcactattattgtatgaggttcaatgtatgttttgagctttgtaaatttttttatgaatgtgggtgcccttgtatttgtggcatagatgttcagaattaagactttctcttggtggattttccctttgatgaatatgaagtgttcttccccatcacatttgataacttttggttgaaaatttaTTTGATTTGATATTAGGATAGCAACTCCAGCTTGTTctctgggaccatttgcttagaataactttttctaacttttactctgagatagtgtctgtctttgttactgaagtGTGTtccttgtatgcaacaaaatgctggatcttgtttgcatatctaatctgttagcttatgtctttttataggtaaGTTgtgtccattaatattgagaaatattaaagactGATGACTGTTAGTTTCTGTTATGTTTGGTTTTGTAGGTgcctttatgtgcttgtggttctctcctttagGCTTTGTTGTGAGTTgtttaatatcttgtcttttctttggtgtaaGTACCTTCCTTCCTTGTATTGGGATTTTCCTTCTAGGATTCTCTGTTGGGCTGAATTGGTGGATACATActtttgaatttggttttgccctagaatattttggtttctctatctatttTGATTGAGAATTTTtatggatatagtagcctgggttagtatttgtgttctctttgagtATGCATGACCTCTGACtgggctcttctggcttttagtgtctctgttgagaagtcttgtgtaattctgataggtctctatttgtatgtttcttggcccttttcccttgcagcttttaatattctttctttgttctgtgcatttagtgttttgattattctgtGAAAAGAGGATTTTGTTTTCTAGGCCCACTTATTTGGTATTCTACAGGCTTCTTGAACCTTTTCAACCATTTCATTCTTTAGGTTGtggaagtttttttctatgattttgttgatgacgttttcaggtcctttgagctgggaatcttcattcttctctattccaattattcttagacttggtcttttcattgtgtcctgaatttcctggatattttggattAGGAGATATTtaggttttgaattttctttgacccttgtcaatctcttctactgtATCATCTACACCTTatattctatcttctatctcttgtattctgttggcgataCTTACATCtttaattcctgacctctttctaggttttccatttccagcattgcctccatttgtgttttctttattgtttctacttccactttcaggtcttagACTGCTTTATTCAgtttcttcacctgcttgattctgttttcctgtatttcttaagggatttacttgtttcctcttgaaggccttctatctgtttgcctgtgttttcctttatatctttcatcaagttatttatatcctccttaaaagactctattatcttcatgagataggattttaggtcagcttcctgattttcaggagTTTTGGTGTATTTAGGTATTACTGTAgtagagaactgggttctgatgatgcccacatatattgccttctgttgcttatgttcttgtacttgcctcttgccatctggttatacCTGGTGTTTGCTGAtctgggtgactctgtctggaatctgcctcttttgtccctgggttgaaGCCCTGGCTGTAGAAGACCTCCTGTGGGACCTTCCAACTAGGTGGAGGTGTCTTCAAagtggcagagaagctgctgatctgttgtcCTTGCTGCAATAGATCTCCTTGGAAGCCTTCAGACTTTAGAGAAGCAGTCAAGCTGTTTTATTGTGTGAATCTGTtctctgggggttggggtgggagggcCTATGGACTGtggtttctatttccttgtgtgaagTAGAGCCCTcaggaggccttcagactgtggtgtcCATTGCCCAGTTGTCTTGTGTACAGAGGAACTCCTAGGATGCCTTCAAGTTGTGGTGTCCCCTGTGTGCAATGTATCTCCTGGTATGCCCCTGGCTATGATGTCAGTTATCCTGAGTGCAGTGGATCTCCTAGGATGTCTCAGGCTGTGGTGTCAGATTCTCTGAGTGCAGCATATCTTCTGGAATGCCTTGGTATATGGTGTCTTCAAAGGAGCAGACTAGCTAGCATTTTGCTCCAGCAGAAAGGACTCGGGGTAAGGGGAGTGGTATTTAGTGGGTAGGGGGTTTGCAGGGATGATGGGTCCTTGAGTTCCCTGGGCTCCCAGGGCCAGCTGTGGGACTTTGGAGGGTTCTTATCaaatgctctgagtgcagcagatctTCTGGAATACCTCAGGATATGGTGCCTTCAGGGGAACAGACTAGCTAGCAGTCTGTTGCAGAAAAAAGATGTGCTATTCTTTCAAATGTTGCTTagatggagatgtagctcagtcatGGAGTACTTGCTTAGCTCAAACAAACATCAGAGTTAAAATCTTtagcagagaaaggagggaaaagacttaattttaaaagataacaaaTTTTACTTTGTTGAGAAATTTCCCCTTATGCTGAATAAAATGTACTtatgcataaacatatatttgataatatctactataaatataaatatacaattagTATATATTAAATTCCTCTTATTCTTATGTGACTTTTAGAAATTAGAAAGAATGAAGGCTAATTTTTACCACAATGTCTAgtctatagatttttttcttcccattggCTGCCCCTCTCTAAAGGCAAGGCttgaaaatagagaaagaaatcatgatATGATAACAGATCATCTCTGATTTCCTTACTTTTCTAAGATCTAACATTAGTTGGGAGTCCAGTTTCATAGCATGGAGCAGATCAaggaaaacaaagtgaaaaagtaAGTGGCAGAATGTTTCTTTGAGAGCTACTGCACTAAATAgaactttttatttcttaagactGATTGGTAGTTAATCTGGTTAAGGAAAGCTGTGGTTATAACCCCAGTAGAGTAATTGCTACCATATCTAAGATCCTAGATTCAGTCCCCACTGCGACCTAAGCCCgaatgaaaataaacaataacaaatgaTTCTCTTTTTTGCACTACATGTTGATCAGGGATATTTAGCCTCTTGTAATGCTTCTTCATAGCCCTGTGATATGTCCCAAGCAGTTTTCCTTACCATGGCTATTTCCCTAAAGAGCTCACAATTTCACAGTCACCACCTCATGCTTTTTCCTGGAACATTGTTGGACTTCCAAAAGATCTTTGTTGACAAACATTGGATGTTCTCTGGGCATCCTCACTCATAGTGTGGATCCACACTcaagtgtgtttttaaattttattgctttaaatggaaaataaaagagataCTTGAACACAACTCCATCATACTCTCTGTTACCCTCTTAACATCtcttttttttgccatttttctttcataGAAGAAAAGCTGTTTAAGTGTTTCTTATGAAGCCTTTGTTATTTAGCTTGGTATAAGGAAGAAAGCACCTCCTTCCCTGTTGGGAGGAGTTGGGCTCATAGCTCAGCTTTGTCTAGAGAAATCAGTTCACAAGACTGTTTATTCCTCCAAAGCTTAAGTATATTTTACATGTGCATTAGACTCAGATAATGGATCATCTGGCATTCACCATCAGTATCTTCAATTTGAATACTACAATCTTGAGTCATGTTGATCAGTCTTGTCTTATGATGTTCCAGTCTGATCAGCACTAGCAAATGGAAATTAGTATCTGCAAATTTCCTATTTGAGATGCAAGTAAAATACACATTCCTGAGAATGTTTTATATCCTCTCCCACTAGACTGTGTTAATAATTACTCTTTGGACTTGTGTAGAATTCCATATAACTATTATAGGCCTTGCTGCAAAGAATTGCTTTGGAGTACCAAGGTTCAAGCCTTCCTTTTACTAACTTCATGATCTTGAGGTGTTTGTTACCTCTCTGAAATCAAGCTTTCCTAAACTAAACATTGTTGTATGGATAAAATTTGAtgattttattacatattaaacTGTTAGACAAAACCCAAGACAACTGAGGTAGCATTTGACGCtaaatatctacatatatgtgtgaagaAGTGTTGACTGTACTATCAAGGGAAAGAAAACTGTGTACTAATTATTATGTAATTAGAATTAAAATTCCTGGAGAGTTGTAGAAAATTTCAAAGTTCTTAGATATCTGGGTGCTTAATTGCAAAGGGAGctatatttcataaaattgaaagaatTTCAAATAATAGTAGAAAAACCATGCACAtgttataataaatttaaaactggAGGAAAAGATAATCACAACAGCTCCCATTTAATGATACCAGCCCTAATATTTCCTAATCCCGATATTCAATAAACTAACACAGCAAAATCATAAAGTATCCTGTTAAGTATTCTCATAGGTACAGATATGTCAGCAAAGCATATCTGCTTTGAGGGAGGGAGTAAAAGAAAAACTAGTAAGAAATAGTTTCATTAATCTGAATTTATATTACTGAGGACATAATATAATACAGAagcaaaaaaaattattagttgGAAAACTCTGTCTTCTTACTCAGGAGTTTTTTTAAAGCCCCTTTCATGTCTTTATTTCTCAGGCTGTAAATGAAAGGGTTCAGCATGGGTGTGACCACTGTGTACATCACTGAAGCAAATATGTTATCATCGATTGTACTGTTGGATGGGGGCAGAAAGTAAAGACCAATAATTGACCCATAATAGAGAGCCACCACTGAGAGATGGGACCCACAAGTGGACAAGGCTTTGCAAATACCCTTGGTTGTGGGGACCTGGATGATGGTGAACCCAATATGGCCATAAGAGATAAGGATGCATAGAAATGGAAGCATAATGGCAGCCAAACCTGCTGTGAAGATTACCAGTTGGTTGATTGATGTGTCAGAGCAGGACAACTTGAGCAAGGCACCCAGGTCACAGAAGAAGTGTGGGACAGTGTGGTCAGCACAGAAGGAAAGCTGGTCTAGGAGGAGAGTGTGCAAAAGAGCACAAGCAAAAGCTATAACCCAGGACACAGCTACTAGCATGGTACAACGGCTCTGACTCATGATGGTGGAGTAATGGAGAGGGTGACAGATGGCTATGTACCTGTCATAGGCCATTGAAGTGATAAGGAAACTGTCCAAGTCAGCAAAGAATATGAAGAAGTATGTCTGTGAAACACACCCCTTATAGGTAATGGGTATGTGCTGGTTCTGCACTTTTGTTAACATCTTCGGGACAGTGACAGATGAAAAGGAAATATCCGTGAAAGCCAAGTggctgaggaagaagtacatagGGGTGTGGAGGTGAGAGTCCAGCCTAATGAGCAAGATGATGAGCAGGTTCCCTAGCACTGTAGTAAGGTACATGGCAAGGAACAGGGAAAAGAAGATGCCTCCTTGCTCTGGTCTGATGGGAAGCCCCAGGAGAAGAAACTCAGACACACTGCTATGATTCTTGAGCCTCATAATTGTGTACCAGCTGGGTACACCTACTGTTGGGGAAGGCTGAAGAAATAAACGATGTGGCATATGAAAATAAAGATGTTTATTAGACCTAGGAAATATCTTcctttacatgtttttcttttatattttccatgtGTTTTGCTGCAAATATTGTGGAGGACAAAAATGTAGATTTAGGTATAAAGGTGCTTTCTCAGTCTGATCCCAgtctctgtaaaaaaaaagagttgtagtcaacatttactaaatgttttccttacatACAATTCTAACCTTATGTGTGAACTAACACATTTAATACTTGTAAATAGATGACATAGATATACACTCTTATCATTTCTGCTATACAAAAGGTATGGTTAAAGAAAAATAGTCTTTTAGCCACCGAAGTACGACAAAGAGAAGAGCGGTTGTGAACCCATGAGTTTTAACTCCAAGTTTGTTCTCCTGAAGCAAAACAATTATCTGGTGTCAAAAATCTAATTACCCTTCATAATTCTGCTTGTAATCATTTTCTTACTTCTGTAAATCCTGTGTTTCTATGcttataattaataattagttGGTCACTAGCTGTGGTCCAAATTTTAGAAGAGACAATTAATGCATACATAATATCAACTACTTGATAAGACAGCTGTCATATTCAAGTAAAATCACTATTGTAGCTTCAGTAAAATGATTACATCACACCTAGTTCAGGAGTTAGGCTTGCCTTTCCTAACAGTATCTTCTCCCCCAATTGCGAAGAACCACAATAAAAGAatccaaaagaaaattttaaaacagattttaatattttagtatcTCTAAAATAACCGAGATTTGTTTtctaacatatataaatataaaaatctatgcttttaaagaagaaaaggatttatGATCGTATATAAAAGAACATTATTACACTATAGTTAGTATAAGGAACGAACAAACATAATTACAAAGGTAAACCAGGTAAAACCAGTGGAGGGGCAGAGAAAGCCTAAGCCCAGACAGGCTTATAATAAAGAATTTGCAATGGATAAAAATGGTGCTATAGATCAATGTGGAAATAAAGAATGGACTCCTGCTTGAGTGGTTCTGAAGCAGTTGTCTATCCACACAACATACAGTCAGTATTTTTTACCTCACACAATACAAAAGTCCCACATAGGTTAAAAGTTTAAATAGAGAAGCAACATTTCAGAGGTCTAGAGGCCCTGCCATTACTTTGTTAACTGGACTCAAAAGTAGCCTGGTTCCATATGCTATGATCAAAATGAAAGGAAGGCTATATTTATGAACCACAATAGTCCAGTCAGTTCTCATCAAAGAATAACTCCCAATGACAGCAGTAAAGTGACCACTGGGTCTATATAGCATTTAGAAACAGAGTCAGAGTATGTGTGAACACTCCCATTTAGTCTCCCAGAAACATGTGAGTGACATAATCTGTCACTTTTTCCTAAAAGCTAAAGACTTTCTGCACAGATTCTCACATGTAGGCCCCAAATCTGGCTGCAGAATTTTAACTAATTGTAGAAAATGAGTAATGGAgcattcttctatttctttctatttttcagaGGAATAATCCCCTGTGTAGTGTAATTTCCATTGCAGTCTTGAGACTTCCATATTCCAGTTTCAAACACCACCTTTATAGGATGTTGTTATACAAAAATCTTTTAGCAACATAAAAAAGATTTTACAGTTTCAAGTGAAGATTACGGTTAAAGCAAATATTCCTTGAAAAGAAGCAGGCTTATAACCACATTGACTCTGAAATGGAATAGATGAGAATGGTGTGGAGGTGGGGCGAGGACAGAAAACAGTGGAACTGCTTTTTCCAGTGTAAGCAGAgtggagagggaggcagaaagaaaggagaggctaCAGACTGTGAGGACAAATTTACTTAGTTTGGCTCAGATGATTGCCACAGAATTAAGCTGTAGGACAGCTGCACTGAtgataaaatataacaaacacTTAATTTACACTAATTTTTATTAATGTCCTATTCATTTGTTCCAGAAAGAACACTTGGACTTTCTTCTTGCATGATATTACAGCGAGAGCCTGTAGTGAACCTGTGATTCAGTTCCAGGACTGTCTATATTCTAGTATCAAGTCTTCAGCAACCACATCCATGAGTAAGATCATAATTGCCACTTGATAACACTAAAGAATTCCAGGAAACATTTAGAGAATTTAAGATTGAGCTACAAATCTGTGATTTCAAAACTTATACCTTGATTATGAtattaataatactaataaattttattaaCAACCATTCATTAATTATATAATCTGTTGCTTAGCATAGACCAGATTCTATGACATATAGTTTCCATCATAATTTAACATGACTACAAAAAATATGTGAGAACTAGAGATATAGCTCAGAGAGTAAGAGCACcagggctgctcttccaaagaaccggggtttgaatcccagcagccacatgaatgttcacaactgtctgtaaccctaCTTTCATGGCATCCAACACCATTGTTTTGCCTCTTTAGGCACAAGGTAGGcaagtggtacatagacatacatgcaggcaaaacattcatatatataaaataaaattttaaatcttaaaatacaCAATTTTAGCTTAACCAAATGAAAAATAAGGCTGAGAGAATATAAGGAATTTACATAAGCCCATGTATCATAGAAAAGACTGAAGGGCATTTAATCCAAAACTagcctaattttaaaaatccatgctCCCAACCATTATGCTTGATCACTTCTAGAACAGCATACACTGATAGAATAAAGACTCTTTTTAATAAAGCCACTGGATTGATGCACTTTACAAATCTTTAATAAGACTATTGAGGTATTCAGAGAGTTTAAGATGTCCATTAATTTACTTATGAATTTTGATGACTGAGAGCTGAAACCTTCTGGTATCCAGACAAAAGGAGATAGTATTTTAGTCATTCAAAAactatttctattaatttttatttgtatgtgtacttctgtttgtatgtatgtcacATAATCACAGTGCCTATGAGAATCAGAAGAAGGTGTTTGGTCCTCTGGGAGTagagttacagagagctgtgagccaCCTTATGTGGGTACTGCaaaccaaactcaagtcatctGGAAAAtcaacaagagctcttaactcCTGAACCACCCCTACAACCTCATGGCACATTTTCTTAATGGGCTATCTAGTTTCCATCAATAAATTTAAGAATTCACTGGAAGTAATAGGTAGTCACTAAAGTAAATATGTGAAAAGTTATGGTAAAAATATGCCACAGaaagtatatattaatatgttttaaCTATGCAAAAATGCAGATTATTAATTATTGATGGTATGACTGAGATGCaatcaaatatttaataagtGGAAAATAGTAAAATGTTATGACAGAAAACTATAAACTTCAAAGAATCATTATGAATACTGAAGTCACTTGAGATTCAGAacatttttcttgtttgattATACTAATTATGTGCAAGATTTTATAACTgatcattaacacacacacacatatattttaaatttaaatttaaatttaactggaattacaaatggctATGATCTGAAACACTGATCTATTTTTTAACCCAAATTTTTTCCACAAGTCCTTATGCCAGTTATAGATAAcatatacacaaactcacacacaaacacacacacacacacacacacacacacacacacacacacacacaaacacacacacacattttaatgtCCTTGGGTAGAACCTCACAAATGCTGCTCTTACCAAGCTTAGTGACAGATAACCAAATGTTGCCAGTCCCATGAAtttgttatttatgttcttcaaaAGACTTAGAGCCAGAGTAGACAGAGAAATCATAATAACATGAGGAAGAGGCACACTCTCTTTTTACCAGCTCCAAGGCAGTAACAGAAGTATTCCTCTTTTACAGTTGGTTTGTGAACCCAGGAGAACATTGACACGGTTTCTGGTGAGAGACAATTAGGGAGCAATCACTGTGTTCTTCTTAATATTCCCTGTGGGCATGAACATTTGTGAGATACAAAGACAGCCAGCATCTTTGGGAATATAGATATGTATTTAATCATTTGCagattaatttacttattatttttttgtaacCATTTGCTTATTTACCTATATCCACCATAACAATTCTTGAGGCAGATATTTGGCCAGATTTTACTGGGCTTGAGAATGATTCAGAAAACTCTCAAGTGAGTTTTTAAATCCAGACACATCAACTTCAGAATGAAATGGTAGATACCTTTGTAACACAGTAACTCCCCTTTAACCTTGGGCTCTAAAGCATATGAGATCATCCTTCCTTCATTCAGTCTGGAACTGAGAGGAGAGCTGCTACTAGTCTGTAGGGGAACACAAACACTTGCCAAAAGACAGaatttgtttttggtggtggcaattttattttttattagatgttttctttatttacatttgaaatgatgtcccctttcctgatttcccttctgaaaaaaacaaaccctcttccctcccctctgcccctgctcaccaacgcaccctctcccaattcctggccctggcattcccctagactggggcatagaaccttcacaggaccaagggcctctccttccattgatgaccgactaggccatcctctgatacatatgcagctggagccatgacttccactatgtgtactctttggttgatgttttagtccctggcagctctgagggtactagttagctcatattgttcctcctaaggggctagaaaccccttcagctccttgggtctttttcttttttcttttttctttttcttttctttttttttgtttgttttttgttttttgttttttgtttttttttgagacagggtttctctgtagccctggctgtcctggaactcactctgtagaccaggctggcctcaaactcagaaatccacctgcctctgcctcccaagtgctgggattaaaggcgtgcgccaccaccacccagcttttcctTGGGTCTTTTTCTAGATCCTtaattgggaaccctgtgctcagtccaatggatggctgtgagcctctacttctgtattagtcaggcattagcagagcctctcaggagacagctatatcaggctcctgtcagccagcacttactggcatccacaatagtgccacaatagtgtttggtgattgaatatgggaaggttcccaggtggggcagtctctggattgtccttccttcagtctctgctctacactttatctctgcaacaccttccatgggtattttgttcccccttctaagaaagatcaagtatctacactttgctcttccttcttcttgagtttcttgtggtttgtggattgtatcttgggtatttcgaaCTTTtgtgttaatatccacttatcagtgagtgcataccatgtgttttcttttgttattgggttacctcactcagggtgatattctccagatccacccatttccctaagaatttcataaattcattgtttttaatagctgagtagtactccattgtgtaaatgtaccacattttctgtatccattcctctgttgaaggacatctgggttgtgtccagcttctggctattatgaataaggctgctatgaatgtagtggagcaggtatccttattacatattagagcatcttctgggtatatgcccagcagtagtatagctggatcctcaggcagtactatgtccattttcctgtggaactgccaaattgatttccagagtgtttgtaccagcttgcaatctcaccagcaacgaaggagcgttcctctttctccacaaccttgccagaatctgctgtcacctgagttttttatcttagccattctgatt
The nucleotide sequence above comes from Mastomys coucha isolate ucsf_1 unplaced genomic scaffold, UCSF_Mcou_1 pScaffold15, whole genome shotgun sequence. Encoded proteins:
- the LOC116091943 gene encoding olfactory receptor 3; this encodes MRLKNHSSVSEFLLLGLPIRPEQGGIFFSLFLAMYLTTVLGNLLIILLIRLDSHLHTPMYFFLSHLAFTDISFSSVTVPKMLTKVQNQHIPITYKGCVSQTYFFIFFADLDSFLITSMAYDRYIAICHPLHYSTIMSQSRCTMLVAVSWVIAFACALLHTLLLDQLSFCADHTVPHFFCDLGALLKLSCSDTSINQLVIFTAGLAAIMLPFLCILISYGHIGFTIIQVPTTKGICKALSTCGSHLSVVALYYGSIIGLYFLPPSNSTIDDNIFASVMYTVVTPMLNPFIYSLRNKDMKGALKKLLSKKTEFSN